One region of Trinickia violacea genomic DNA includes:
- a CDS encoding S-(hydroxymethyl)glutathione dehydrogenase/class III alcohol dehydrogenase codes for MKTKAAIAWKAGAPLTIEEVDLEGPRAGEVLIEVKATGICHTDYYTLSGADPEGIFPAILGHEGAGVVVDVGPGVGTLKKGDHVIPLYTPECRECKFCLSRKTNLCQKIRATQGKGLMPDATSRFSVGGKPIFHYMGTSTFSNYIVVPEIAVAKIREDAPFDKVCYIGCGVTTGVGAVVYTAKVEAGANVVVFGLGGIGLNVIQGAKMVGADKIIGVDLNPGRVELAKKFGMTHFVNPKDVENVVDHIVQLTDGGADYSFECIGNVKTMRQALECCHKGWGQSIIIGVAAAGEEISTRPFQLVTGREWKGSAFGGARGRTDVPKIVDWYMEGKLNIDDLITHTLPLEQINEGFELMKRGESIRSVVLY; via the coding sequence ATGAAGACGAAAGCAGCGATCGCATGGAAGGCGGGCGCCCCGCTCACGATCGAAGAGGTCGATCTCGAAGGGCCGCGCGCGGGCGAGGTGCTGATCGAAGTGAAAGCGACGGGCATCTGCCATACCGATTACTACACGCTCTCGGGTGCTGACCCGGAAGGGATCTTCCCGGCGATCCTCGGGCATGAAGGGGCGGGCGTCGTGGTCGATGTCGGGCCGGGCGTGGGCACTTTGAAGAAAGGCGATCACGTGATTCCGCTTTACACGCCGGAATGCCGCGAGTGCAAGTTCTGCCTGTCGCGCAAGACCAACCTCTGCCAGAAGATCCGCGCGACGCAAGGCAAGGGGCTGATGCCCGATGCGACCTCGCGCTTTTCGGTCGGCGGCAAGCCGATCTTTCACTACATGGGCACGTCCACCTTTTCGAATTACATCGTCGTGCCGGAGATCGCGGTCGCGAAGATCCGCGAAGACGCGCCGTTCGACAAGGTCTGCTACATCGGCTGCGGCGTGACGACGGGCGTCGGCGCGGTGGTGTATACGGCGAAGGTCGAGGCGGGCGCGAACGTGGTCGTGTTCGGTCTGGGCGGCATCGGCTTGAACGTGATTCAAGGCGCGAAGATGGTCGGCGCGGACAAGATCATCGGGGTCGACCTCAACCCGGGTCGCGTCGAGCTGGCGAAGAAATTCGGCATGACCCACTTTGTCAATCCGAAGGACGTGGAGAACGTCGTCGACCATATCGTGCAGCTCACCGATGGCGGTGCCGACTACTCGTTCGAATGCATCGGCAACGTGAAGACGATGCGTCAGGCGCTCGAATGCTGTCACAAGGGCTGGGGGCAGTCGATCATCATCGGCGTGGCGGCGGCGGGCGAGGAGATCAGCACGCGGCCGTTCCAGCTCGTGACGGGCCGCGAGTGGAAGGGCTCGGCGTTCGGCGGCGCGCGCGGGCGCACGGACGTGCCGAAGATCGTCGACTGGTACATGGAAGGCAAGCTCAACATCGACGACCTGATCACGCACACGCTGCCGCTCGAGCAGATCAACGAGGGCTTCGAGTTGATGAAGAGGGGCGAGTCGATTCGCTCGGTCGTCTTGTACTAA
- the fghA gene encoding S-formylglutathione hydrolase: MLELVEEHVCHGGVQRIYRHDSRVIGLPMRFSAYLPPQASHGRVPALFYLAGLTCTEETFAIKAGAQRFASQHGVALISPDTSPRGAGVPGESASWDFGVGAGFYLDATQEPWSKHYRMYSYVVDELRETVLAELPLERDKLGIFGHSMGGHGALTIALRNPGIYRSVSAFAPIAAPMRCPWGEKAFSGYLGANRETWKQYDASELVAHAGSATFDAGILIDQGLADQFLAEQLNPDVFEAACRAAGQPLTLRRHAGYDHGYYFISTFIGDHVAHHAKVLCA, from the coding sequence ATGCTTGAACTCGTCGAAGAACACGTCTGCCACGGCGGCGTACAGCGCATCTATCGTCACGACTCGCGTGTGATCGGGCTGCCGATGCGCTTCTCCGCGTATCTGCCGCCCCAGGCGTCGCACGGTCGCGTGCCGGCGCTGTTCTATCTCGCGGGCCTCACCTGCACCGAGGAGACGTTCGCGATCAAGGCGGGCGCCCAGCGCTTCGCCTCGCAGCACGGCGTCGCGCTGATCTCGCCCGACACGAGTCCGCGCGGCGCGGGCGTGCCGGGCGAGAGCGCGTCGTGGGACTTCGGCGTCGGCGCGGGGTTCTATCTCGATGCGACGCAAGAGCCGTGGTCCAAGCACTATCGGATGTATTCGTATGTCGTCGACGAGCTGCGTGAGACGGTGCTGGCCGAGTTGCCGCTCGAGCGCGACAAGCTCGGCATCTTCGGACATTCGATGGGAGGTCACGGCGCGTTGACGATTGCGTTGCGCAATCCTGGTATTTATCGATCGGTGTCGGCGTTTGCGCCGATCGCCGCGCCGATGCGTTGTCCGTGGGGCGAGAAGGCGTTTTCCGGTTACCTGGGTGCGAATCGCGAAACGTGGAAGCAGTACGACGCGAGCGAGCTGGTCGCCCATGCGGGCAGCGCGACATTCGATGCGGGGATTCTGATCGACCAGGGTCTGGCCGATCAATTTCTCGCCGAGCAGCTCAACCCTGACGTGTTCGAGGCCGCATGCCGCGCGGCGGGCCAGCCGCTCACGCTGCGCCGCCATGCGGGGTACGACCACGGGTATTACTTCATCTCGACGTTCATCGGCGACCACGTCGCGCATCACGCGAAGGTGCTGTGCGCGTGA
- a CDS encoding metal ABC transporter permease — MFEYDFMINAFAASGIVAVLAGIVGYFLVMRGQTFAGHALSHVGFTGATGAVLIGISPIWGMIGFTVAAGVGMGALGEKLAGRDVAIGVILSLSLGFGLLFLHFFTAYATQVTALLFGNVLGVNPETLAVLAGIGAVSLIALGAIMRPLMFASLQPELAEAKGVSLRLVSVLFLIIAALTVAACTQIVGVLLVFTLMVGPAAAAQNLSTRLSLGLLLAALFALAQAWLGVTLAFYTDWPTSFWITALAAVVYGLSLLARR, encoded by the coding sequence ATGTTTGAATACGATTTCATGATCAACGCGTTCGCCGCGTCGGGGATCGTAGCGGTGCTCGCGGGCATCGTCGGCTACTTTCTCGTGATGCGCGGACAGACGTTCGCGGGACACGCGCTGTCGCACGTCGGCTTCACGGGCGCGACGGGCGCGGTGCTGATCGGCATCTCGCCGATCTGGGGGATGATCGGCTTCACGGTCGCGGCCGGAGTCGGCATGGGCGCGCTCGGCGAAAAGCTCGCGGGGCGCGATGTGGCGATCGGCGTGATCCTGTCTCTGTCGCTCGGTTTCGGGCTATTGTTTCTGCACTTCTTCACGGCGTACGCGACGCAGGTCACCGCGCTCCTTTTCGGCAACGTGCTCGGCGTGAATCCGGAGACGCTCGCGGTGCTGGCGGGCATCGGCGCGGTCAGCTTGATCGCGCTCGGCGCGATCATGCGGCCGCTCATGTTCGCGTCGCTGCAACCGGAGCTGGCCGAGGCAAAAGGCGTGTCGCTGCGGCTCGTGTCCGTGCTGTTCCTGATCATTGCCGCGCTGACCGTGGCCGCCTGCACGCAGATCGTCGGCGTGCTGCTCGTGTTCACGCTGATGGTGGGACCGGCGGCGGCCGCGCAAAACTTGTCGACGCGGCTCTCGCTCGGCCTTCTGCTCGCCGCCCTCTTCGCGCTCGCGCAAGCGTGGCTCGGCGTCACGCTCGCCTTCTACACCGACTGGCCGACGAGCTTCTGGATCACTGCGCTCGCCGCGGTCGTCTATGGCTTGAGCTTACTGGCACGGCGGTAA
- a CDS encoding ABC transporter ATP-binding protein — MSLASGKPRHALELERVTLELGGRTILTETTLSVNQGEFIGVLGPNGAGKTTLMRAVLGLVPATSGTIRVAGAPVARGNPAIGYMPQTRSALAGRRVRGRDFVAMAADGHRWGLPHADAATRANVERVLDLVGGRSLAERPLSELSGGERQRLLLAQCLLGEPRLLLLDEPLISLDPHHQRGVVELVRNVQRELGITVLFSAHELNPLLNSLDRVLYLGSGVAALGTVDEVITKPVLSRLYGSPIDVMRVNGRIFVMSGDVEVEKHDHEHEDDHAHDHGHEHEHGHAHGHHPAAKTAHTSRDGHTHDV, encoded by the coding sequence ATGAGTCTCGCAAGCGGCAAACCGCGTCACGCGCTCGAACTCGAGCGCGTGACGCTCGAACTCGGCGGACGCACGATCCTCACCGAGACCACCCTCTCGGTGAACCAGGGCGAATTCATCGGCGTGCTCGGGCCGAACGGCGCGGGCAAGACGACGCTGATGCGCGCCGTGCTCGGCCTCGTGCCCGCCACAAGCGGCACGATCCGCGTGGCGGGCGCGCCCGTCGCGCGGGGCAATCCCGCGATCGGCTACATGCCGCAGACGCGCAGCGCGCTCGCCGGCCGCCGCGTGCGCGGCCGCGATTTCGTCGCGATGGCCGCGGACGGCCATCGCTGGGGCCTCCCGCATGCCGATGCGGCGACGCGCGCGAACGTCGAGCGCGTGCTCGATCTCGTCGGCGGCCGCTCGCTTGCCGAGCGGCCCTTGTCGGAGCTGTCGGGCGGCGAGCGCCAACGCTTGCTGCTTGCGCAATGCCTGCTCGGCGAGCCGCGCCTGCTCCTGCTCGACGAGCCGCTCATCAGCCTCGATCCCCATCACCAGCGCGGCGTCGTGGAGCTCGTGCGCAACGTGCAGCGCGAGCTCGGCATCACCGTGCTGTTCTCGGCACACGAACTCAATCCGCTCTTGAACTCACTCGACCGCGTGCTGTATCTCGGCAGCGGCGTCGCGGCGCTCGGCACCGTCGACGAAGTCATCACGAAGCCGGTGCTCTCGCGCCTCTATGGCTCGCCGATCGACGTGATGCGCGTGAACGGCCGCATCTTCGTGATGTCAGGCGACGTCGAGGTCGAAAAGCACGACCACGAGCACGAAGACGACCACGCGCACGACCACGGGCATGAGCACGAGCATGGTCACGCTCACGGCCACCACCCTGCGGCGAAGACCGCGCACACCTCTCGCGACGGACACACGCACGATGTTTGA
- a CDS encoding metal ABC transporter solute-binding protein codes for MKAIGSMQAIARHVLKLPTFVAAGAAALMVSHAAFAQNAKIPVVAAENFYGDVVHQLGGDHVDVTSILSNPDQDPHLFEASPKTARALQHATFVVYNGADYDPWMAKLLGASKNAKRTVIVAADLVGKKAGDNPHLWYDPATMPAVARAVNAALVAADPAHKADYDANLAKFLDSLKPIDAKVAALRAKYTGVPVTATEPVFGYMSDAIGLAMRNPKFQLAVMNDTEPSASDIAAFEKDLREKQVRVLIYNSQATEALTKRMLKLARDSGVPTVSVTETQPAGKDFQKWMASQLDALSVALEGKGQ; via the coding sequence ATGAAGGCCATTGGATCGATGCAGGCCATCGCACGTCACGTGCTGAAATTGCCGACGTTCGTTGCGGCAGGCGCCGCGGCGCTCATGGTCAGCCATGCGGCGTTCGCGCAAAACGCAAAGATTCCGGTTGTCGCGGCGGAAAACTTCTATGGTGACGTCGTGCATCAGTTGGGCGGCGATCATGTCGACGTCACGAGCATTCTGAGCAATCCTGACCAAGACCCGCATCTCTTCGAAGCGAGCCCGAAAACGGCGCGCGCGCTGCAGCACGCGACTTTCGTCGTCTACAACGGCGCCGACTACGACCCCTGGATGGCGAAGCTGCTCGGCGCATCGAAGAACGCGAAGCGCACCGTGATCGTCGCGGCGGATCTCGTCGGCAAGAAAGCCGGCGACAACCCGCACCTCTGGTACGATCCGGCGACGATGCCCGCGGTCGCGCGCGCGGTGAACGCCGCGCTCGTCGCGGCCGATCCGGCGCACAAGGCCGATTACGACGCCAACCTCGCGAAGTTCCTCGACTCGCTGAAGCCGATCGATGCGAAGGTTGCGGCTCTGCGGGCGAAATACACAGGTGTGCCCGTGACGGCGACCGAGCCCGTGTTCGGCTATATGTCCGACGCGATCGGCCTCGCGATGCGTAATCCGAAGTTTCAGCTCGCGGTGATGAACGACACCGAACCCAGCGCGTCCGACATTGCCGCATTCGAGAAAGACCTGCGCGAGAAGCAAGTGCGCGTCTTGATCTACAACAGCCAGGCGACTGAAGCGCTCACGAAGCGCATGCTCAAGCTCGCCCGCGATTCGGGCGTGCCGACGGTGAGCGTCACGGAAACCCAGCCGGCGGGCAAGGACTTCCAGAAATGGATGGCCTCGCAGCTCGATGCGTTGTCCGTGGCGCTTGAAGGGAAGGGGCAATGA
- a CDS encoding Fur family transcriptional regulator — protein sequence MSADHVHPAHDLAERLARADAFAVEHDLTLTPLRRQVYELIVTAARPIGAYDLLAALEPQRGRVPPTTVYRALDFLVENGFVHRIESRNAFVACCEIGKPHQSQFLICERCGDTVEIPGEELAERLSATPPAHGFEVHKQVVELTGLCGDCKTKDHNPDKEHEE from the coding sequence ATGTCCGCCGACCACGTCCATCCCGCCCACGACCTTGCCGAACGCCTCGCGCGCGCCGACGCGTTCGCCGTCGAGCACGATCTGACGCTCACGCCGCTGCGCCGCCAGGTCTACGAGTTGATCGTCACGGCCGCGCGGCCGATCGGCGCCTACGACCTGCTCGCCGCGCTCGAGCCGCAACGCGGCCGCGTGCCGCCGACCACGGTCTACCGGGCGCTCGACTTTCTGGTCGAGAACGGTTTCGTGCACCGGATCGAATCGAGGAACGCGTTCGTCGCGTGCTGCGAGATTGGCAAGCCGCATCAGAGCCAGTTCCTGATCTGCGAGCGCTGCGGGGACACCGTCGAAATTCCGGGCGAGGAACTCGCCGAGCGCCTCTCGGCAACGCCGCCCGCGCATGGTTTCGAAGTGCACAAGCAAGTGGTCGAACTCACCGGCTTGTGCGGCGATTGCAAGACCAAAGATCACAATCCAGATAAGGAACACGAAGAATGA
- a CDS encoding L-iditol 2-dehydrogenase, whose protein sequence is MKLQDKVAILTGAASGIGEAVAMRYLDEGAKCVLVDVKPIGKFAQRLSETHPERVHVVSADVTRREDIEGIVAITVQHFGGVDILFNNAALFDMRPLLDESWDTFDTLFAVNVKGMFFLMQAVARRMVEQGRGGKIVNMSSQAGRRGEALVSHYCATKAAVLSYTQSAALALAPHKINVNGIAPGVVDTPMWDQVDALFARYENRPLGEKKRLVGEAVPLGRMGVPADLTGAALFLASADADYITAQTLNVDGGNWMS, encoded by the coding sequence GTGAAACTGCAAGACAAGGTCGCCATCCTCACAGGCGCCGCCAGCGGCATCGGCGAAGCGGTGGCCATGCGCTATCTCGACGAAGGCGCCAAGTGCGTGCTGGTCGACGTGAAGCCCATCGGCAAATTCGCGCAGCGTCTCTCCGAAACCCACCCCGAGCGCGTCCACGTGGTCAGTGCGGACGTTACGCGCCGCGAGGACATCGAGGGGATCGTCGCGATCACCGTCCAGCATTTCGGCGGCGTCGATATCCTCTTCAACAACGCGGCGCTCTTCGACATGCGCCCGCTCCTCGACGAATCGTGGGACACCTTCGACACGCTCTTCGCCGTCAACGTGAAGGGCATGTTCTTCCTCATGCAAGCGGTCGCGCGCCGGATGGTCGAGCAAGGGCGCGGCGGCAAGATCGTCAATATGTCGTCGCAAGCCGGCCGGCGCGGCGAGGCGCTCGTCTCGCACTACTGCGCGACCAAGGCGGCGGTTCTGAGCTACACGCAGTCGGCCGCGCTCGCGCTTGCGCCGCACAAGATCAACGTGAACGGCATCGCGCCGGGCGTCGTCGATACGCCGATGTGGGATCAGGTCGACGCGCTGTTCGCCCGCTACGAGAATCGGCCGCTCGGCGAGAAGAAGCGGCTCGTGGGCGAAGCCGTGCCGCTGGGCCGCATGGGCGTTCCCGCCGACCTGACGGGCGCCGCGCTCTTTCTCGCATCGGCCGATGCCGACTACATCACCGCTCAGACGCTGAACGTCGACGGCGGCAATTGGATGAGCTGA